A single region of the Cucumis melo cultivar AY chromosome 3, USDA_Cmelo_AY_1.0, whole genome shotgun sequence genome encodes:
- the LOC103488696 gene encoding trihelix transcription factor DF1, with protein sequence MLGDSTTSVLGGGAGGDAAVPATTTRRQDGLMGDMDENNNNSGEDERGRSSGGGGDDGDRSFGGNRWPRQETLALLKIRSEMDVAFRDASVKGPLWEQISRKLGELGYHRSAKKCKEKFENVYKYHKRTKEVRSGKPDSKTYKFFEQLEALENHPPLNFHSHLSKPTPPPPLPPPPTTVISHIPSTTVPSANTTTLPHLLNISFSQPNPTIHLPSPPPPPAPLPLNNPTSLPTTVPPAVPFQINVSSTGMGMGFQSIEADLISNSTSDDVNSSTSSDEASRRRRRKRKWKDFFERLMKEVIEKQEEMQKRFLEAIEKREQERVLREEAWRMQEMAKINREREILAQERSMAAAKDAAITSFLQKITESQHNNNNNTSQPSPPPPPPAPPSQQQQIPTSNPTPVVHPQQQLQPPPPPAPQASTLQVVVPNSTPQKVGSNNELLQMEIMKMDHNGGENYSISPASSSSRWPKVEVQALIKLRTNLETKYQENGPKGPLWEEISSAMMKLGYNRNAKRCKEKWENINKYFKKVKESRKTRPEDSKTCPYFHQLDALYREKSNNNNNMMASSTPIMQHQQQPLMVRPEQQWPPQQEITRPDSGNEEMESEPMDRDDKDDDEEDEEEEEEDEGGGNYEIVASKPASVTAAE encoded by the exons aTGCTTGGAGACTCCACTACTTCCGTCTTGGGCGGCGGCGCCGGAGGAGATGCCGCCGTACCGGCGACGACGACGCGTCGTCAAGATGGGCTCATGGGGGACATGGATGAGAATAATAACAATTCTGGTGAAGATGAGAGAGGGAGAAGCAGCGGTGGTGGAGGTGACGACGGTGACCGGAGCTTTGGCGGAAACCGGTGGCCGAGACAAGAAACTTTAGCTCTCTTGAAAATACGGTCAGAAATGGACGTGGCTTTTCGAGATGCAAGCGTTAAAGGCCCTTTGTGGGAGCAAATTTCCAG GAAATTGGGGGAGCTTGGGTATCATCGAAGTGCAAAGAAATGCAAAGAGaaatttgagaatgtttacaaatATCACAAAAGAACTAAAGAAGTTAGAAGTGGAAAACCAGATAGCAAAACTTATAAGTTCTTCGAACAATTGGAAGCTCTAGAAAATCACCCTCCTCTTAATTTCCACTCCCATTTGTCTAAACCAACTCCTCCGCCACCCCTACCGCCGCCGCCTACTACCGTCATTTCCCACATTCCTTCTACTACTGTTCCATCCGCCAACACCACCACCCTACCTCACTTATTGAACATATCGTTTTCTCAACCAAACCCCACAATTCACCTCCCATCTCCTCCGCCGCCTCCCGCTCCGTTGCCATTGAATAACCCTACAAGTTTGCCCACCACCGTCCCTCCCGCTGTCCCTTTCCAAATCAATGTCTCTTCCACGGGAATGGGAATGGGGTTTCAAAGCATTGAAGCGGATCTCATCTCGAACTCGACTTCTGATGATGTCAACTCGTCCACATCATCAGACGAGGCGTCAAGACggaggaggaggaagagaaAATGGAAGGACTTTTTTGAGAGATTGATGAAGGAAGTGATTGAAAAACAAGAGGAAATGCAAAAGAGGTTCTTGGAAGCAATTGAGAAGAGGGAACAAGAGAGAGTTTTGAGAGAAGAAGCTTGGAGGATGCAAGAGATGGccaaaatcaatagagaaagagagattttAGCTCAAGAGAGATCAATGGCGGCTGCAAAAGATGCCGCCATTACATCCTTCCTTCAAAAAATAACTGAATCCCAgcacaacaataacaacaacacaTCTCAGCCGTCGCCGCCACCGCCGCCACCAGCACCACCATCGCAGCAACAACAAATTCCAACGTCAAATCCGACACCAGTTGTGCATCCACAACAGCAGCTGCAACCACCACCGCCGCCCGCACCACAAGCTTCCACATTGCAAGTGGTTGTTCCTAATTCCACCCCACAAAAAGTGGGGAGTAATAATGAATTGTTGCAAATGGAGATAATGAAGATGGATCATAATGGTGGGGAGAATTATAGCATTAGCCCAGCTTCAAGCTCATCAAGATGGCCAAAAGTTGAAGTTCAAGCACTCATCAAATTGAGAACAAACCTTGAGACCAAATATCAAGAGAATGGGCCAAAAGGGCCATTGTGGGAAGAGATATCATCAGCCATGATGAAACTTGGGTACAATAGAAATGCAAAGAGGTGCAAAGAGAAATGGGAGAACATAAACAAATACTTCAAGAAAGTGAAAGAAAGTAGAAAAACAAGGCCTGAGGACTCCAAGACTTGCCCTTATTTTCACCAGCTCGATGCTTTGTATAGGGAAAagagcaacaacaacaacaacatgaTGGCATCTTCTACGCCGATTATGCAACATCAACAGCAGCCATTGATGGTTCGACCCGAGCAACAATGGCCTCCTCAACAAGAGATCACTCGACCTGACTCGGGAAATGAGGAAATGGAGAGCGAACCAATGGATCGTGATGATAAAGACGATgacgaagaagatgaagaggaagaggaagaggatgaagGTGGAGGGAACTATGAGATTGTGGCGAGCAAACCGGCTTCCGTGACTGCTGCAGAGTGA